The proteins below are encoded in one region of Triticum aestivum cultivar Chinese Spring chromosome 1B, IWGSC CS RefSeq v2.1, whole genome shotgun sequence:
- the LOC123145919 gene encoding splicing factor U2af small subunit B — protein sequence MAEHLASIFGTEKDRVNCPFYFKIGACRHGDRCSRLHNRPTTSPTIVLANMYQRPDMITPGVDAQGVAIAPEKMQEHFEDFYEDIYEELSKFGEVETLNVCDNLADHMIGNVYVQFREEEQAVAAHNALQGRFYSGRPIIVEYSPVTDFREATCRQFEENSCNRGGYCNFMHVKQIGRELRRKLYGGRSRRSHGRSRSPSPQHRRDNRDRGGDFRRDGRDEYRGGGGGGGGGYRGGDGGDGGGYRGGGGGGGYRGGDGGGYRGGGGGGYRGGGRGGGGGRHDRYDDGPRRRYGGSPPRRGRSPPARENSEERRAKIEQWNREREEKK from the coding sequence ATGGCGGAGCACTTGGCTTCAATTTTTGGCACGGAGAAGGATAGGGTCAACTGCCCCTTTTACTTCAAGATTGGAGCTTGCCGTCATGGGGACCGTTGCTCCCGTCTGCACAACAGGCCAACCACATCGCCAACTATTGTGCTTGCTAACATGTACCAGCGGCCTGATATGATTACCCCTGGAGTTGATGCCCAAGGTGTGGCTATTGCACCAGAGAAGATGCAGGAGCACTTTGAGGACTTCTATGAGGATATCTATGAGGAGCTGAGCAAGTTTGGTGAGGTTGAGACCCTGAATGTGTGCGACAACCTTGCTGACCACATGATCGGGAATGTCTATGTCCAGTTCAGGGAGGAAGAGCAGGCAGTGGCTGCTCACAATGCCCTCCAAGGCCGCTTCTACTCTGGTCGCCCGATCATTGTGGAGTACTCCCCTGTGACAGACTTCCGGGAGGCGACCTGCAGGCAGTTTGAGGAGAACAGCTGCAACCGTGGCGGCTACTGCAACTTCATGCACGTGAAGCAGATTGGTAGGGAGCTCAGGAGGAAGCTATATGGTGGGCGTTCCAGGAGGAGCCACGGGAGGAGCCGCAGCCCCAGCCCGCAGCACAGGAGGGACAACCGTGACCGTGGTGGTGACTTCCGCCGTGATGGCCGGGATGAATAccgtggtggcggtggcggtggtggcggcggttaCCGTGGAGGCGATGGAGGTGATGGTGGCGGTTACcgtggtgggggcggtggtggtggcTACCGTGGAGGTGATGGGGGTGGCTatcgcggtggtggtggtggcggttacCGTGGTGGCGGGaggggtggaggtggtggcaggcATGACAGGTACGATGATGGACCGAGGCGCAGGTACGGTGGCAGCCCACCGCGGCGCGGAAGGAGCCCTCCAGCAAGGGAGAACAGCGAGGAGCGCAGGGCCAAGATTGAGCAGTGGAACCGTGAGCGGGAGGAGAAGAAGTGA